The following coding sequences lie in one Arachis ipaensis cultivar K30076 chromosome B03, Araip1.1, whole genome shotgun sequence genomic window:
- the LOC110269524 gene encoding uncharacterized protein LOC110269524, whose amino-acid sequence MGVAVMPFVGGDNLADFFVIDVIFGDILDLFAFELLDSEAEVLDDLCRFVPSFLRMSLVRDDVVIRVVDIALVSYLSCVGRRRVCLPSTATNGCWCALRRLPSALGPSVLLLSEVFSTVCPAKASSFPRGEGPHLESPRRTLPSLRAPGLPFPRCASAPSPCTRTFSNDGDSDFTIDTHHGSKFHYLGNGLEYLGGKVLEDMHYELDEWSLQEIVSAKIWYCEPGCQLSSGLRELMSDGDAMRMGRLLVLQTVKHCSVYVVDGCRKGNGVEICSNDKAYVPTEAEYNESGFVEVEVECESEASSEEDRFDDSADDGDHEDHFGFDVENGNDGGVGNGFGGFYGPLNEHDNAQTAGVDAAVNDAAIRDDVEVGEISEGYETEDIDSYEGGSDDIIKKRRYLKYNEAEMSR is encoded by the exons ATGGGTGTTGCCGTGATGCCGTTTGTTGGCGGCGACAacctggctgacttcttcgtcattgATGTAATCTTTGGCGACattctggatctc TTTGCCTTCGAGCTCCTAGACTCGGAGGCAGAGGTCCTGGATGATCTGTGCCGCTTTGTCCCTAGCTTTCTCAGGATGTCGTTGGTCCGTGACGACGTGGTCATTCGTGTGGTGGACA TTGCTCTCGTCTCCTACCTCTCCTGCGTTGGTCGTCGGCGTGTGTGTCTGCCTTCGACTGCAACAAACGGTTGCTGGTGTGCTCTCCGTCGCCTCCCCTCTGCGCTGGGCCCATCTGTGTTGTTGTTGTCGGAGGTCTTCTCCACTGTTTGTCCGGCCAAGGCGTCTTCATTCCCTCGCGGTGAAGGCCCTCATCTGGAGTCACCGCGTCGTACCTTGCCGAGCCTCCGAGCGCCTGGCCTCCCGTTCCCGCGTTGTGCCTCTGCTCCATCTCCCTGCACTCGAACTTTCTCCAA TGATGGGGACTCGGATTTCACCATAGACACACATCATGGTAGCAAGTTTCATTATTTAGGGAACGGGCTAGAATATTTGGGGGGAAAGGTGTTGGAAGATATGCATTATGAGCTCGATGAATGGAGTTTGCAAGAAATAGTTAG TGCCAAGATCTGGTACTGTGAACCAGGCTGTCAATTGAGCTCGGGTCTGAGAGAGTTGATGAGTGATGGAGATGCCATGAGAATGGGTAGGTTATTAGTGTTGCAAACTGTTAAGCATTGCTCGGTGTATGTTGTTGATGGCTGTAGGAAAGGTAATGGTGTTGAGATATGTTCGAATGATAAGGCCTATGTGCCAACTGAAGCTGAGTACAATGAGAGTGGTTTCGTAGAAGTAGAAGTTGAATGTGAATCAGAGGCGTCTAGTGAGGAGGATAGATTTGATGACAGTGCAGACGATGGTGACCACGAGGATCATTTTGGGTTTGACGTTGAAAATGGAAATGATGGTGGAGTTGGAAATGGTTTTGGGGGGTTTTATGGCCCTTTAAATGAACATGACAATGCTCAAACTGCTGGTGTTGATGCTGCTGTGAATGACGCCGCCATTAGGGATGATGTTGAAGTTGGAGAGATTTCTGAGGGTTATGAAACTGAAGATATTGATAGCTATGAGGGAGGTTCGGATGATATAATTAAGAAGAGAAGATATCTTAAATACAATGAGGCTGAGATGAGTAGGTAA